Proteins from one Ascaphus truei isolate aAscTru1 chromosome 19, aAscTru1.hap1, whole genome shotgun sequence genomic window:
- the GARRE1 gene encoding granule associated Rac and RHOG effector protein 1, whose protein sequence is MYCCSAQESKMDYKRRFLLGGSKQKVQQHQQYQMPELSRTLSAPLASSTAASSLVSSAATGSCPHSAAHTTPIADIQQGISKYLDALNVFCRASTFLTDLFSSVFRNSHYSKAAMQLKDVQEHVMEAASRLTAAIKPEIAKMLMELSAGAANFKDQNEFSLQDIEVLGRCFLTVMQVHFQFLSQALQKVQPVAHSCFAEAVAQERKGAPRASDISPTRELGDAVRSWRGASEATCRLRERGCDGCLAGIEVQQLFCSQSMAIPEHQLKDLNMTIDSTLQGYKIALESLGHCEYAMKAGFHLNPKAIEDSLKGCCSEAEAQQAGRRQTPPQPIQCELPTVPVQIGSHFLKGASFNESTAENLKLKTRTMLQLLKEADGHNGISDRDESSVTEVLNQVCPSTWRGACKTAVQLLFGQAGLVVVDTAQIENKEAYAPQISLEGSRIVVQVPSTWCLKEDPATMSLLQRSLDPEKTLGLVDVLYTAVFDITKWKESREQALPIIQIQLQRETSEFGNQVDLPHGNGGKSSGGLQRTFSKLTSRFTKKVSCSSSGHSGSYSVPHTPSKNVLTTNNSEEKAKIPSNMDSKLQSILNIGSFPRSMDSTHSTNSHLVNGFLGDRREDFFKGDDLKDDKGMNLPTDQEMQDVIDFLSGFNMGKSQQTSPLVKRKNSATSSGATEQKQSTVKQQPPPPVPHAPLHPPPQGLLQQQPPLQLSQKQQLQYYQHLFQPVGQQQQQQQPPSHAPGKWLNSSTQQPAQTVGTGLPPLGQMNQWSSPGVSDLSSDLYSLGLVSSFMDNMMSEMLGQKPQGPRNNTWPNRDQSEGVFGMLGDVLPFDPAVGSDPEFARYVAGVNQAMQQKRQSQHVRRPSSTRSNWSHPDDPHRTWPFPEYFTEGDVMNSSWSGAQGDSASSSDETSSANGDSLFSMFSGPDLVAAVKQRRKHSSGEQDTGMLPSPPLLSTVDDLNQENKTKTWPPKAPWQHSSPLSNTLPNQSSSLYQMTNPVSQWNDTMQILQSPVWSTGSDCPPPPPPPAGISSTFAYAQQQSQQASQHKQLNKGFKSFPMKHERRPSYLHQF, encoded by the exons ATGTATTGCTGTAGCGCGCAAGAAAGTAAAATGGACTACAAGAGGCGCTTTTTGCTTGGCGGGTCCAAGCAGAAGGTGCAGCAACACCAGCAGTATCAGATGCCGGAGCTCAGCAGGACTCTGAGCGCTCCCTTGGCGTCGAGTACCGCGGCATCCTCTCTAGTCTCCTCGGCTGCTACGGGCAGCTGCCCCCACTCCGCGGCCCACACCACCCCCATCGCAGACATCCAGCAGGGTATCTCCAAGTACCTCGATGCTCTCAACGTCTTCTGCCGGGCCAGCACTTTCCTCACGGACCTTTTCAGCAGCGTTTTCCGGAACTCGCACTACTCTAAGGCAGCTATGCAACTGAAAGATGTGCAGGAACACGTCATGGAGGCCGCCAGCCGGCTTACAGCCGCAATAAAACCAGAGATAGCAAAAATGCTGATGGAGCTGAGTGCCGGGGCCGCCAACTTTAAAGACCAGAATGAATTCAGCCTGCAGGACATTGAG GTGCTTGGTCGCTGCTTTTTGACGGTGATGCAGGTTCACTTTCAGTTCTTGTCCCAAGCTTTGCAGAAGGTTCAGCCCGTGGCGCACTCGTGTTTTGCCGAGGCGGTTGCGCAAGAAAGAAAGGGTGCTCCGCGGGCGTCCGATATCAGCCCTACAAGAGAGCTGGGAGACGCAGTGAGGTCGTGGAGAGGCGCTTCAGAG GCAACCTGCCGCCTGCGTGAGCGAGGTTGTGACGGGTGCTTGGCCGGTATTGAAGTGCAGCAGCTCTTCTGTTCCCAGAGCATGGCAATCCCTGAGCACCAGCTGAAGGACCTGAACATGACCATTGACAGCACTCTGCAG GGTTATAAAATAGCGTTGGAAAGTTTAGGCCACTGTGAATATGCAATGAAGGCTGGCTTCCACCTAAATCCGAAGGCTATCGAAGACAGTTTAAAG GGTTGCTGTAGTGAAGCAGAGGCCCAACAGGCAGGAAGGAGGCAGACACCACCTCAACCAATCCAGTGCGAGCTTCCCACTGTACCTGTCCAGATCGGCTCTCACTTCCTCAAGGGGGCTTCTTTTAACGAGTCTACAGCAGAGAATTTGAAGCTTAAAACG CGCACGATGCTGCAGCTGCTGAAAGAAGCCGACGGACACAATGGAATCAGTGACCGCGACGAGTCTTCAGTGACCGAAGTTCTCAATCAAGTGTGCCCTTCTACTTGGCGAGGTGCTTGTAAAACTGCCGTGCAGTTACTGTTTGGCCAAGCTGGACTG GTGGTGGTTGATACAGCGCAGATTGAGAATAAGGAAGCATATGCACCACAGATCAGTTTGGAAGGTTCAAGGATTGTCGTCCAAGTCCCATCCACATG GTGTTTGAAGGAGGACCCAGCAACGATGTCTCTATTGCAAAGAAGTCTTGATCCAGAGAAAACTTTGGGGCTAGTTGATGTACTGTACACGGCTGTATTTGATATCACGAAGTGGAAGGAGAGTCG GGAGCAGGCGTTGCCTATTATCCAGATCCAGTTACAGCGTGAAACCTCGGAATTTGGAAACCAAGTTGATCTCCCACACGGGAATGGCGGCAAGTCATCGGGAGGACTGCAGAGGACCTTCTCTAAACTGACGTCTAGGTTCACGAAGAAAGTTTCATGCAGTAGCTCAGGTCACAGTGGGAGCTATTCTGTCCCTCACACGCCTTCCAAAAATGTCTTAACCACTAACAACTCGGAGGAAAAGGCAAAAATCCCCAGTAACATGGACTCAAAGTTACAAAGCATCTTAAACATTGGCAGTTTCCCCAGATCCATGGATTCTACACATAGCACAAACAGCCACCTTGTCAATGGGTTTCTTGGTGACCGGCGGGAGGACTTCTTCAAAGGGGACGATCTGAAGGATGACAAAGGAATGAATTTGCCTACTGACCAAGAAATGCAGGATGTCATCGATTTTCTGTCCGGATTTAACATGGGTAAATCTCAACAGACTTCCCCTCTGGTCAAAAGAAAGAATTCTGCTACATCGTCTGGAGCAACAGAGCAAAAGCAAAGCACCGTGAAGCAACAGCCGCCGCCGCCGGTACCCCACGCTCCTCTGCACCCTCCTCCGCAGGGTTTGTTGCAACAACAACCACCGCTGCAGTTGTCACAGAAACAGCAACTGCAGTACTATCAGCATCTGTTTCAGCCagttgggcagcagcagcagcagcagcagccgccatcGCATGCCCCAGGAAAGTGGTTAAACAGCTCCACGCAGCAGCCAGCGCAAACTGTTGGAACTGGGTTGCCTCCTCTCGGTCAAATGAACCAGTGGAGCAGTCCAGGGGTCTCTGATCTAAGTTCTGACCTGTACAGCTTGGGTCTTGTAAGCAGCTTCATGGATAACATGATGTCGGAAATGCTGGGACAGAAGCCGCAAGGTCCTAGGAACAACACCTGGCCCAACCGTGACCAAAGTGAAGGCGTGTTCGGGATGTTGGGAGATGTATTGCCTTTTGATCCTGCAG TTGGCTCTGACCCCGAGTTTGCCCGGTATGTGGCCGGGGTCAACCAAGCTATGCAACAGAAACGGCAATCGCAGCATGTCCGGCGTCCGAGCAGCACGCGTAGCAACTGGTCCCATCCTGACGATCCTCACAGAACATGGCCTTTCCCGGAGTATTTCACAGAAGG GGATGTCATGAACAGCAGCTGGTCAGGTGCTCAGGGAGACTCCGCCAGCTCAAGCGATGAGACCTCCTCCGCTAACGGCGACAGTCTCTTCTCCATGTTCTCCGGGCCGGACCTGGTTGCTGCAGTCAAACAAAGGAG AAAACACAGTAGTGGGGAGCAGGACACGGGCATGCTGCCATCACCACCTCTTCTCTCTACAGTAGATGATCTTAATCAG GAGAATAAAACCAAAACTTGGCCGCCCAAAGCTCCATGGCAGCATTCATCTCCCCTCTCTAACACACTGCCCAATCAGAGCTCTTCTTTGTACCAGATGACAAATCCTGTGAGCCAATGGAACGACACAATGCAAATATTACAGTCACCAGTCTGGTCCACGGGCAGcgactgccctcctcctcctcctcctccggcaGGGATATCCTCCACGTTTGCCTACGCACAGCAACAATCACAGCAGGCCAGCCAGCACAAGCAGCTGAACAAGGGCTTTAAATCCTTCCCGATGAAGCATGAACGCAGGCCGTCCTACCTGCATCAGTTCTGA